The following are encoded in a window of Primulina huaijiensis isolate GDHJ02 unplaced genomic scaffold, ASM1229523v2 scaffold3245, whole genome shotgun sequence genomic DNA:
- the LOC140968125 gene encoding probable mediator of RNA polymerase II transcription subunit 26b isoform X2 encodes MANSSVILDKWREYFRRANCDIFSIIEQAIMVAASDCPYDFKLNRDRIAEMLFTCKVTKCFGCDKIELAVPNVKGAENSGDKRKSLIEAGGSKDSKESKVNSCVDHREIIEMNANQVSNYSYGEAEALNDEIDEESQLYEEVMRMKEILENNEEESDLLLFDSLRRLQLLPLSVEILKATEVGKCVNALRKHRSKEIRILARTLVGDWTVMVDAWFSSAEAIAEVATESVKTSVVEEEEEGLPSPPLDEGAFFATPSSMELSQFFDGMDDDGNPRNSETFNKNRQNGRRPRLEKPGIPMFKLLNLDDSRAAAKDRKDEKTRNQEPKLIKQPNRPGSTESGLGRTKPDKDEIQKKPMQPQQKMKLSDNEDSIQMKLEVTKRKLHEGYQAAENAKKQRTIQLMEIHELPKQNLAQRSQNTRPGSHNRQHWANGRR; translated from the exons ATGGCCAACAGTTCAGTGATTCTTGATAAGTGGAGGGAGTATTTCAGGAGGGCTAATTGTGATATCTTTAGTATAATCGAGCAAGCAATCATGGTTGCGGCCTCTGATTGCCCCTACGACTTCAAATTAAACAGGGATCGAATTGCTGAGATGCTATTCACATGTAAAGTTACCAAATGTTTTGGTTGCGATAAAATTGAATTGGCTGTTCCAAATGTAAAGGGTGCTGAAAACAGTGGGGATAAGCGTAAAAGTCTGATTGAGGCTGGAGGGAGTAAAGATTCAAAAGAAAGCAAGGTGAATAGCTGCGTAGATCACAGGGAGATAATAGAGATGAATGCGAATCAAGTTAGTAATTACAGCTACGGGGAAGCTGAAGCTTTGAATGATGAGATTGATGAGGAGTCTCAGTTATATGAGGAGGTCATGAGGATGAAGGAAATTCTTGAGAACAATGAAGAAGAG TCTGATTTGTTATTGTTTGATTCCCTGAGGAGGCTTCAGCTTCTGCCTTTGTCTGTGGAGATTCTTAAG GCTACCGAGGTTGGAAAATGTGTTAATGCTCTACGGAAGCATAGATCTAAGGAAATTCGGATTCTGGCTAGGACTTTAGTTGG GGATTGGACGGTTATGGTTGATGCCTGGTTTAGTTCTGCGGAAGCCATTGCAG AAGTAGCGACTGAGTCTGTGAAAACTTCTGTCGtcgaagaagaggaagaaggtCTTCCATCTCCTCCACTAGATGAAGGAGCTTTCTTTGCCACTCCTTCTTCGATGGAGCTTTCACAG TTCTTTGATGGCATGGATGATGATGGAA ATCCAAGAAACAGTGAGACATTCAACAAAAACAGACAGAATGGCAGAAGACCGAGACTTGAGAAGCCCGGAATTCCCATGTTTAAGCTTCTGAATCTTGATGATTCAAGGGCTGCTGCAAAAGACAGAAAGGATGAAAAAACGAGAAATCAAGAACCTAAGTTGATTAAACAACCAAACAGGCCTGGCAGTACCGAATCGGGACTGGGCAGAACAAAACCAGACAAAGACGAGATCCAAAAGAAACCAATGCAACCTCAACAAAAGATG AAGTTGAGTGACAATGAGGACTCAATTCAGATGAAACTGGAGGTCACAAAGCGGAAACTTCATGAGGGTTATCAAGCAGCAGAAAATG CCAAGAAACAGAGAACAATACAACTCATGGAGATACACGAGCTCCCAAAGCAGAATCTTGCACAGAGGAGTCAGAACACCAGACCTGGTAGCCACAACAGGCAACATTGGGCAAACGGGCGGCGGTGA
- the LOC140968125 gene encoding probable mediator of RNA polymerase II transcription subunit 26b isoform X1: MANSSVILDKWREYFRRANCDIFSIIEQAIMVAASDCPYDFKLNRDRIAEMLFTCKVTKCFGCDKIELAVPNVKGAENSGDKRKSLIEAGGSKDSKESKVNSCVDHREIIEMNANQVSNYSYGEAEALNDEIDEESQLYEEVMRMKEILENNEEESDLLLFDSLRRLQLLPLSVEILKATEVGKCVNALRKHRSKEIRILARTLVGDWTVMVDAWFSSAEAIAGAEVATESVKTSVVEEEEEGLPSPPLDEGAFFATPSSMELSQFFDGMDDDGNPRNSETFNKNRQNGRRPRLEKPGIPMFKLLNLDDSRAAAKDRKDEKTRNQEPKLIKQPNRPGSTESGLGRTKPDKDEIQKKPMQPQQKMKLSDNEDSIQMKLEVTKRKLHEGYQAAENAKKQRTIQLMEIHELPKQNLAQRSQNTRPGSHNRQHWANGRR; this comes from the exons ATGGCCAACAGTTCAGTGATTCTTGATAAGTGGAGGGAGTATTTCAGGAGGGCTAATTGTGATATCTTTAGTATAATCGAGCAAGCAATCATGGTTGCGGCCTCTGATTGCCCCTACGACTTCAAATTAAACAGGGATCGAATTGCTGAGATGCTATTCACATGTAAAGTTACCAAATGTTTTGGTTGCGATAAAATTGAATTGGCTGTTCCAAATGTAAAGGGTGCTGAAAACAGTGGGGATAAGCGTAAAAGTCTGATTGAGGCTGGAGGGAGTAAAGATTCAAAAGAAAGCAAGGTGAATAGCTGCGTAGATCACAGGGAGATAATAGAGATGAATGCGAATCAAGTTAGTAATTACAGCTACGGGGAAGCTGAAGCTTTGAATGATGAGATTGATGAGGAGTCTCAGTTATATGAGGAGGTCATGAGGATGAAGGAAATTCTTGAGAACAATGAAGAAGAG TCTGATTTGTTATTGTTTGATTCCCTGAGGAGGCTTCAGCTTCTGCCTTTGTCTGTGGAGATTCTTAAG GCTACCGAGGTTGGAAAATGTGTTAATGCTCTACGGAAGCATAGATCTAAGGAAATTCGGATTCTGGCTAGGACTTTAGTTGG GGATTGGACGGTTATGGTTGATGCCTGGTTTAGTTCTGCGGAAGCCATTGCAG GTGCAGAAGTAGCGACTGAGTCTGTGAAAACTTCTGTCGtcgaagaagaggaagaaggtCTTCCATCTCCTCCACTAGATGAAGGAGCTTTCTTTGCCACTCCTTCTTCGATGGAGCTTTCACAG TTCTTTGATGGCATGGATGATGATGGAA ATCCAAGAAACAGTGAGACATTCAACAAAAACAGACAGAATGGCAGAAGACCGAGACTTGAGAAGCCCGGAATTCCCATGTTTAAGCTTCTGAATCTTGATGATTCAAGGGCTGCTGCAAAAGACAGAAAGGATGAAAAAACGAGAAATCAAGAACCTAAGTTGATTAAACAACCAAACAGGCCTGGCAGTACCGAATCGGGACTGGGCAGAACAAAACCAGACAAAGACGAGATCCAAAAGAAACCAATGCAACCTCAACAAAAGATG AAGTTGAGTGACAATGAGGACTCAATTCAGATGAAACTGGAGGTCACAAAGCGGAAACTTCATGAGGGTTATCAAGCAGCAGAAAATG CCAAGAAACAGAGAACAATACAACTCATGGAGATACACGAGCTCCCAAAGCAGAATCTTGCACAGAGGAGTCAGAACACCAGACCTGGTAGCCACAACAGGCAACATTGGGCAAACGGGCGGCGGTGA
- the LOC140968093 gene encoding mitotic-spindle organizing protein 1B-like → MDPEAARTARESLDLVFHMSNILETGLDRHTLSILIALCEMGLNPESLAAVLKEHHSESLAPSSSTSPP, encoded by the coding sequence ATGGACCCAGAAGCTGCACGAACTGCACGAGAGTCGCTGGACTTGGTGTTCCACATGTCGAACATTCTTGAAACTGGGCTCGATCGCCATACTCTATCAATTTTGATAGCGCTTTGTGAGATGGGTCTCAACCCGGAATCACTCGCTGCTGTACTCAAGGAGCATCACAGTGAATCACTAGCTCCCTCTTCCTCTACATCACCTCCTTAA